In a single window of the Porites lutea chromosome 14, jaPorLute2.1, whole genome shotgun sequence genome:
- the LOC140925211 gene encoding uncharacterized protein: MGSSRESYRRRSRDGREGTAYNRLQHNEAATETEFVKVRKDLKGYVIGKDGCSIKEIMKSSGALITSPRRNNEGFFVRGDAGQRECAKRLILEKAHELQVKKSEIAPTLELVEIPSECKGFVIGRGGENLRQISSQTGANLIRKDGNVYLASGTEEQRQHAKKCIIEMVRRKSEENAPPGEFVDIPSAFKGLVMGKGGDNLSFISTKTGAKLIRKDGEVYIVSGTDEQKEQARLYIKVAIAGARLRGSENEFAKPRVYIDGWNLPEDCEVKLKKLVKEDRMVHPGWDKQFRLILSDHIEPQVSNSTEDPPYLSQLVADALESLKKIKEQMTTEEYLKADMWCHFGRAIIRGPDEEEAEEGEWTIEDVRKKFQIDNGEHLWRTSFKEGVDLDENILERISDCESTPEEYVDYVARFDLAFLTPRGNQIRFKVWITRNNTGKKLEEIPIPYSDVKNILEEIHFKDEATRSRCRGWLVLPSRKYLQADILFPGCEFDCRLTIRGRMESALLADYVPDKESTQALSGYLSRLTLTEENGLEICLPERDPPEGFHLIHKRRSERSLYEIYPGFAVIFSKESSWRSDISTEDSRESTDLHLHCREWDELLNSGEWEPEQITAKLPEFFRFVKEVQRFVLQEMRTKTDQ; the protein is encoded by the exons ATGGGAAGCAGCCGTGAATCTTATAGACGGCGATCGAGAGATGGAAGGGAAGG AACGGCTTACAATCGTCTCCAGCACAATGAAGCGGCAACAGAGACAGAATTTGTGAAAGTGCGGAAAGATCTGAAAGGTTACGTCATCGGGAAAGATGGGTGTTCGATTAAAGAGATCATGAAGTCTTCAGGCGCACTGATCACATCGCCGCGAAGAAATAACGAAGGATTTTTTGTCCGGGGGGATGCTGGACAAAGAGAATGTGCTAAAAGGCTCATATTAGAGAAAGCA CACGAATTACAGGTCAAGAAATCTGAGATAGCTCCGACTCTTGAATTGGTCGAAATTCCAAGTGAATGCAAAGGCTTTGTGATAGGTAGAGGAGGAGAGAACCTGAGACAGATCAGCAGTCAAACAGGAGCAAATTTGATACGTAAAGATGGTAATGTGTACCTGGCCAGCGGAACAGAAGAACAAAGGCAACATGCGAAAAAATGTATCATAGAAATGGTG AGGAGGAAATCAGAAGAAAACGCTCCACCTGGTGAATTTGTGGACATTCCAAGCGCATTCAAGGGATTAGTCATGGGTAAAGGGGGAGACAATCTCAGTTTTATCAGCACTAAGACAGGAGCAAAATTGATTCGCAAAGATGGTGAGGTGTACATAGTAAGTGGCACCGACGAACAGAAGGAGCAGGCCAGACTGTACATTAAAGTAGCTATA GCTGGAGCAAGACTCAGGGGTTCAGAAAATGAGTTCGCCAAACCTCGTGTCTACATTGATGGCTGGAATCTCCCTGAGGACTGTGAAGTTAAACTGAAGAAGTTGGTGAAAGAAGATCGTATGGTACATCCAGGTTGGGATAAACAGTTCAGGCTAATACTGTCTGATCACATTGAGCCACAg GTCTCCAATTCTACTGAGGACCCACCCTATCTGTCCCAACTTGTCGCTGACGCTTTGGAGtctcttaaaaaaataaaggaacaaATGACGACAGAAGAGTACCTTAAGGCCGACATGTGGTGTCATTTTGGAAGAGCTATCATCCGGGGACCTGACGAAG AGGAAGCTGAGGAAGGAGAGTGGACTATCGAAGATGtaagaaaaaagtttcaaatcGACAATGGAGAACATCTCTGGAGAACTTCATTCAAGGAAGGAGTTGATCTAGATGAAAACATCTTGGAAAGAATCAGTGACTGCGAAAGCACTCCGGAAGAATATGTTGACTATGTGGCAAGATTTGACTTGGCATTTTTAACGCCACGTGGTAATCAAATAAGATTCAAG GTTTGGATCACAAGAAACAACACTggtaaaaaattggaagaaattCCAATTCCTTACAGTGATGTGAAGAACATCCTGgaagaaatacattttaaagACGAGGCTACGAGATCAAGGTGTAGAGGATGGCTGGTGCTTCCATCTAGAAAATATCTGCAAGCAGATATTTTGTTTCCCGGTTGCGAGTTTGATTGTAGGCTCACTATTCGTGGCCGAATGG AAAGTGCACTCCTGGCAGATTATGTACCGGATAAAGAGTCGACACAAGCGTTATCGGGATATTTGAGCAGACTGACCTTGACAGAAGAAAATGGTCTTGAAATTTGCCTCCCAGAGAGAGATCCACCTGAAGGATTTCACTTGATCCACAAACGACGGTCCGAACGATCTCTTTACGAAATTTATCCAGgatttgcagttattttttctAAGGAGAGCTCTTGGCGTAGCGATATATCAACGGAAGACTCGAGAGAATCG ACCGATCTTCATCTACACTGTAGAGAGTGGGACGAGTTACTCAATAGCGGAGAATGGGAACCTGAACAAATAACTGCGAAACTTCCAGAGTTTTTTAGGTTCGTAAAGGAAGTACAACGATTTGTTCTTCAAGAAATGCGGACAAAAACCGATCAATAG